The DNA segment TTTATTGAAGTCTAATTTAATGTCTAATGGAAGTTATTATAATGCTATGAGAGTTAGTCAACTCACGAAATTTAACTTGTAATAGGCAGATCTACCTATGTTCAAactgaaatatttattaattactttttactAATCATtctatttatgttatttaaagagaaattaataaataatttagattttgaaACGATTAAAGCTTTGTTTGTATTACTTTAAAATAGAGATTAAAACCTTTTCTAATGCATCTTCTGCACGTTGAGCACGCTTCTCTACATCTTCAGCTACTTTTTCAACAAATTCTACAGCGTCATGAATTTTTCCCTCTGGAAGATGCTTCAAAGCCTCTTCTGCCACCTTATCTACCTTTTCAGCCACGTCTTCTATAATATCTACTACTTGTTCTGCTTCATGTATTGTTGTTTCAACTTTCTCTACACACGAGGAGCAGAAAACCTCATCAAATGAAAATTATTTCAGGTATAATTTATGCCAATAATTAGGCTTTTTTGCTAATGTTCAACATGGATGATCTCTTACCTTTCAATTGTAACAAAGGTCCCCATTTTCCCCTCAAAAGAGATGCAAGTATTGTGAATACTGTGCCAAGGATCCAAAATTTCCTGCTACAGAATATCCTTAAACCTTTTTTCTGTTGCCAACTCAAATTAAACTAAAAGGGAACAGAAACAAGTGAATATTAATGCTACATTTGATGGGTGGTTGGTAAGGAAATGAGTTACTACCAATAACCAGGAGAAGGATGATCAGggatttctggtgttgtgctagAACAGACAACCATATTCCTGCATGAAGGTGTCAACCTTACGAACGAACTtcagaaaaaaattgtaataaagaACTAAGATTTTACGTACATCTTTCCTCTGGCATCGTTTTGAAATCTCAAACCTAGGTTCTTCTGTGGAACTGAAAAGCGTTTGTGTTTGATTGTGGAGTTGAATCGAAGGTGATGATCAACATTTGAAGCTGGAATTCTACCGAATGTCCCTACAGCTAAGCAAGTAATCTTCTGAGTACAGATTGTATTTGCCATCATAATATGAATCTAATGTAAACGCAGAGGAGTTGAACAAGAGATTGAATTATATATGTAGAGGAGGTTCAACTGGACAATAGTTTATAtgacttttaattttcaaatgaaTTTGTGGTTTCAAAATACGCCATATTTTTGCGAATAACCTTTTATAAAAATGAAGAGTTGAAgggcataaaaaataaaaataataattgatagACATAAATATTATTGTGTTTTCTTTATTGTTTTTGCCTAACAAGTCTGTGACTAAGTAAGATTCGTTTTGCAATATCTATGcagaaaagaaaatgtatttCTTTTAATAACCTCTAATTTGTTTAGTCAAAACACAGGTAAGTCTTAAGTTTTACTTGGAAAATAAGTTTATCTAAAATTCATTTCTTGCCGTGCACATGCATACTTTTAAAActcatataaaattattgtcCACGATGGATCTAAAGGTTGGTTTATTGTTGTGTTTGCCTAGAGTGATCTACTGTTCATTACGATGATAGGTCTGAGAGGAATAATCgattatttgtatattttttaattataatcaaATATGTACatgtataattgattatgtgtgACATTTTTTTGCATGACAGTTTTGGTGCATGATTTGAAAGTGGTTTGTTAT comes from the Phaseolus vulgaris cultivar G19833 chromosome 8, P. vulgaris v2.0, whole genome shotgun sequence genome and includes:
- the LOC137825601 gene encoding uncharacterized protein isoform X2, with the protein product MMANTICTQKITCLAVGTFGRIPASNVDHHLRFNSTIKHKRFSVPQKNLGLRFQNDARGKMNMVVCSSTTPEIPDHPSPGYWKFWILGTVFTILASLLRGKWGPLLQLKEKVETTIHEAEQVVDIIEDVAEKVDKVAEEALKHLPEGKIHDAVEFVEKVAEDVEKRAQRAEDALEKVENVEKEFESFITESTTHHESSGTTTSEPKEQK
- the LOC137825601 gene encoding uncharacterized protein isoform X1 → MMANTICTQKITCLAVGTFGRIPASNVDHHLRFNSTIKHKRFSVPQKNLGLRFQNDARGKMNMVVCSSTTPEIPDHPSPGYCRKFWILGTVFTILASLLRGKWGPLLQLKEKVETTIHEAEQVVDIIEDVAEKVDKVAEEALKHLPEGKIHDAVEFVEKVAEDVEKRAQRAEDALEKVENVEKEFESFITESTTHHESSGTTTSEPKEQK